A region from the Desulfoglaeba alkanexedens ALDC genome encodes:
- a CDS encoding sulfotransferase family 2 domain-containing protein encodes MLLSPRYKFLFVHIPKTGGTSVRVALRGVKWKDPWRIPLYLCSRMSALFGHRLACKLPRHAKVIAAKEMLPRDFFENLFKFAFVRNPWDLQVSSFHHIRRERPHLMRGLETFDAFLKYKLDPKRPYVFHFDVSIERQSDYLVDLDGSLLVDFVGRYERLEEDFAEACRRIGIRPPALPHKRKATDRRDYRTYYTDETAELVARHFRRDIELFGYRFDDV; translated from the coding sequence ATGTTGCTTTCGCCCCGATACAAGTTTCTCTTCGTGCATATCCCCAAAACGGGGGGAACCAGCGTTCGGGTGGCTTTGAGGGGCGTCAAATGGAAGGATCCCTGGCGGATTCCTCTGTACCTTTGCAGCCGCATGAGCGCCCTCTTCGGGCATCGCCTCGCGTGCAAACTTCCCCGGCATGCCAAGGTAATCGCAGCCAAGGAGATGCTGCCGCGCGACTTTTTCGAAAACCTTTTCAAGTTCGCCTTCGTCCGCAACCCCTGGGATTTGCAGGTCAGCTCCTTCCACCACATCCGCCGCGAACGCCCTCACCTGATGCGAGGGCTGGAGACTTTTGACGCTTTTCTCAAATACAAGCTGGATCCGAAACGGCCCTACGTCTTTCACTTCGACGTGTCCATCGAGCGCCAGTCGGACTACCTGGTGGATCTGGACGGAAGCCTGCTTGTGGACTTTGTGGGACGCTACGAAAGGCTGGAAGAAGATTTCGCCGAAGCCTGCCGGCGGATCGGCATCCGCCCTCCGGCGCTGCCCCACAAGAGGAAGGCCACAGACCGAAGGGACTACAGGACCTATTACACGGACGAGACGGCCGAACTGGTGGCCCGTCATTTCCGTCGGGACATCGAGCTCTTCGGCTACCGATTCGACGACGTTTGA
- a CDS encoding class II fructose-bisphosphate aldolase, translating into MNIAQADLRPEHVKKRFPRSVAPLVNGKALLAAAKKHNAMIMATNIRCRLPVEGIVRASIGTGAPVMYEIAKSELGYTDFTPASFVEFIVRENERLGNTEVPFAIHADHLTVKKMEDVPSVRALIAEEMEAGFTSFAIDASHMENEKNLAATLELARPVIEAGLSLEVELGEIGAKSGSAEGFTQPEEAEWFIGELVKKGIHPDLLAINNGSIHGTYFGTSHEGIQLDLTRDIWNVIQPWGVDIAQHGITGTSLEKITSFIHYGIRKGNVGTFWQNISFGLAMNSNGNAITTEDKGYVKRPYRGVPDELWNEMWAWAVETGNTGGNIKNANMAFAAKLHAVPAYCKERISAHAYEEAVRLFEATHSIGLADAVWQAMEAMTK; encoded by the coding sequence ATGAACATTGCCCAAGCAGATCTTCGTCCCGAACATGTGAAGAAGCGGTTTCCCAGAAGTGTGGCGCCGCTGGTGAACGGCAAGGCGCTGCTGGCAGCAGCGAAAAAGCACAATGCCATGATCATGGCCACCAATATCCGGTGCCGCCTTCCGGTGGAAGGGATCGTTCGGGCATCCATAGGGACCGGGGCGCCGGTCATGTACGAAATCGCCAAATCCGAGCTGGGCTACACGGACTTCACCCCGGCGTCCTTTGTGGAATTCATCGTTCGAGAAAATGAGCGGCTGGGAAACACGGAGGTACCCTTCGCCATCCATGCGGATCACCTCACGGTGAAAAAGATGGAGGATGTGCCGAGCGTTCGGGCGCTCATCGCCGAGGAAATGGAAGCCGGCTTCACGTCCTTCGCCATCGATGCGTCTCATATGGAAAATGAAAAGAACCTGGCGGCCACGCTGGAACTGGCACGGCCGGTGATCGAGGCGGGGTTGAGCCTGGAAGTGGAACTCGGTGAAATCGGCGCGAAAAGCGGGAGCGCCGAAGGCTTCACGCAGCCCGAGGAGGCCGAGTGGTTCATCGGAGAACTGGTGAAGAAAGGCATCCATCCCGACCTTCTGGCCATCAACAACGGGTCCATCCACGGGACCTACTTCGGAACGTCCCACGAAGGCATCCAGCTGGATCTCACCCGTGACATCTGGAACGTCATCCAGCCGTGGGGCGTGGACATCGCCCAGCACGGCATCACCGGGACGTCGCTGGAAAAGATCACCTCGTTTATCCACTACGGCATCCGCAAGGGAAACGTGGGAACCTTCTGGCAGAACATCTCCTTCGGACTTGCCATGAATTCCAATGGAAACGCCATCACCACCGAAGACAAGGGCTACGTGAAGCGTCCCTACCGGGGCGTCCCCGACGAACTGTGGAACGAAATGTGGGCGTGGGCCGTGGAGACGGGAAACACGGGTGGAAACATCAAGAACGCGAACATGGCCTTTGCGGCCAAGCTGCATGCCGTCCCCGCGTACTGCAAGGAACGAATCTCAGCTCACGCCTACGAGGAAGCCGTGCGCCTTTTCGAAGCCACCCATTCCATCGGTCTGGCCGATGCTGTCTGGCAGGCGATGGAGGCCATGACCAAGTAG
- a CDS encoding 5-formyltetrahydrofolate cyclo-ligase, with translation MPPLTKEALRQEILSRKQAGDLPDAGRTAERLRKLTPYRKALCVLCSPARELQQVRLNTLADGKKLLLPTPFLQKGFLFLDPRGISPSKRLKAVQPHPGNPFAARPPYQKPLAPPVDLIVSDAVAAARDGSLLGDGRGHLDLQVAALRELRWLHPAVQIVVVLDDDSVLEALPVEAYDVRAHWIVTPSAAVRTSCIEPPGATILWERLDRKTVRRNDVLFHLRGRSIDKRT, from the coding sequence GTGCCCCCTTTGACGAAAGAAGCGCTCAGACAGGAAATCCTTTCCCGGAAACAAGCAGGGGACCTTCCCGACGCGGGACGGACCGCCGAGCGCCTCCGGAAACTCACCCCTTACCGAAAAGCTCTCTGCGTCCTGTGTTCTCCGGCCCGGGAACTCCAGCAGGTCCGCCTGAACACCCTCGCCGACGGCAAGAAACTGCTTCTTCCTACGCCTTTTCTCCAGAAAGGATTCCTTTTCCTTGACCCCCGCGGCATTTCGCCGTCCAAGCGTCTGAAGGCCGTACAGCCTCACCCCGGAAATCCCTTTGCCGCCAGGCCGCCCTACCAAAAGCCACTCGCGCCCCCGGTGGACCTCATCGTATCCGACGCGGTCGCCGCGGCACGCGACGGAAGCCTGCTGGGCGACGGCCGGGGGCACCTGGACCTCCAGGTAGCCGCCCTCAGGGAGCTCCGCTGGCTGCATCCCGCAGTACAGATCGTCGTCGTTCTGGATGACGATTCCGTCCTGGAAGCCCTCCCCGTCGAGGCGTACGACGTGCGCGCCCACTGGATCGTCACGCCGTCGGCCGCCGTGCGAACCTCCTGCATCGAGCCTCCGGGCGCGACCATCCTGTGGGAGCGGCTGGACCGAAAAACGGTTCGCCGAAACGACGTTCTTTTCCATCTCCGTGGAAGATCCATTGACAAAAGAACGTGA